TTTCGAAATACCTCAGAGTCAATGGCATGTATGAAAAAGAGAACTGAATGATGATCTGGGCCTGTTCGCTTTGGATTAGCTTCTTAAATTTTCTCCTCCCTGTCGTTTAAGCATCTAATTTTAAATTGACTTTCATTCCACTTTCAGGAACGACAGTTCTGGGAGCGATTGATCGGCTGGACGAGATTGCagacatttgtgaaaaacacAACATGTGGTTGCACGTCGACGCAGCTTGGGGCGGAGGTCTGATATTCAGCCGAGTCCATAGAACGCTGCTGAAATCGATTCACAGAGCGGATTCGATTACCTTCAATCCTCACAAATTGTTGGCGGTGCCTCAGCAGTGCTCTTTACTACTGACTAGACACAGCGGAATATTCGAAGCGGCCCATTCGAGAAAAGCATCCTACCTCTTTCAGCGGGATAAATTTTATCCGACGAATCTAGATGTCGGAGATAAGTACATGCAATGCGGAAGGAGAGCGGACGTTATTAAATTCTGGATAATGTGGCAGGCTAAGGTAACTTTCAAGATTTCTTGCACCTACAAGTTAGACAGTCTGATCAGGAAATTTACTTGCAAATAAGAAATGGAAcgaggaaaaatattaaagaagaagaaacagtTCAGACTTTAATCAAAAACTTCCAGAGCGCCTTGAGATATTTGCTCGCAGGCGTAAAGAACTCGTCTCTCTTTCAAGTCTTTCGCTCTCACATGACCACTTTTATGCAGATGCACAAAACTAGCTTCTGATGCATTTTTCACCCCACGCAAGCGACTTCCCTTAACTTTGCATCTTGTGGCCCGACTCGGTACTCAAGCTGCCATCGAGGCGCACCCTGTTCATGCCCAAGGGCCTCTGTGTCGCATGATTTGTTTCAAGTGTTTACTGCAGTATACTCATGCATACATTAGCGATCCCCCTATGCACACCTGTCATCTCACAACCTTTCGAGGCGTACAAAAGGAGTTTCAGGCTTCTTTAAGGCTCCGAGAAGACTTTAAAACGTCATCTTAATACCCCTGGCTGCGTCGATTATGGACTCTAAATGAGGAGGGATGTTACAGCGTGAAAAATAACGACAACAAGTACTTGAGTAGCTAATCACGGAGGGGGAAGATTGTCATACCGATAAACATGAAGGGAGAATCTCCAAGATTTTTGGCACCCGAGGTCTGAGAGTATCTGGAAAATTTGTCCGCAATGACTTGAGACAATTGCCGAACCATCGacgattgattttcaactgaataataaatcaatGCGCTGTTTTCTTTGCAAGGTTAAAATCATGTTGTGATTTTCAGTATTCAAGCGACGgagtgattttttattcacaattatGAATGTTTGCAAAGACTGAAGCTGTGGCGCTAAGCTAGTCAGGCATACTTTGGGCATGCGATGATAAAATCATGTAAATATAGAATTCAcaacgatgaaaataattcacagGGAACTTCAGGCTTCGAGAAGCACGTCGATCATCTAATGTCGCTGTCCAGGCATATGAAGGAGGAAATCGAAAGGCGCGACGGGTTCGAACTCGTGACTAAACCTTCGTTCGTAAACGTTTGCTTCTGGTACGTTCCGCCGTTTCTTAGGGATGCCAAAGAAACTCATAACTACAACGAACGATTGCACAAGGCAAGTATGATACTCGAGTATCGACAGACCGAGACAAATCTCAAGGCTTACGTTACTAAAGGCGCTGAGCACAAAGAATTAAATTCGCAGACACTTTTAGATACAATAATGCATCACTCCTTGTGAAAGAGGTgatggtgaaaatattgttttgtaaaaaatcgcTTCAAGATTCCTTATAACTATAACTACGAATCGTTTCATTCGTGCGGAGAAACtctcgattttgaaattctttattttggTCTGTTCGACGCACAGAATTTGAAGATAAGGTTTACTTGTagacatacatatatctatgcaTTAATAATCTATTATTTTACGGTAAAATCGATTTCAGACAACCGTGAATCAATTTTAAACATCGTACGATAAAGTGGctgataaattttcgaatatcggtacataatagaaatttttccgcGATAGAATTTAGCAAAATCCTAGCCACGGtcttattcgaaaatttttccgaataatcggataaaaatattgtctctgtattgtttaaaattgattgttaTGCTCACATTTTTCACGGGATGAGTTGGCAAAAGTCGGTCGGCGTTCGTCGAAGATTTTTCTAGACGGAATTGCGATTCGATCAAACGGTCATCTCCGTGTTCTTCTCGCCGTTGAAAATGCACTAATAATCgctaatgtataatatatttgtaaaattttcgtacaaactCACTTTGCGTACTCTTTTTGAGAGATTATTCacagttttttgaaaaagttttcatcgcCGTCCATTCGgataatgaatttcaaactaatAACGGTTCAGCGATCGTCAtttgttatttgaattttacgcCTAGCGGATTTTCGCCGTACTAACAAACTTTCGTTCCGCCGGCTTGCCGGCAGCGAGGAAGACTGTGATTATTTACCGACCGATTGGCAAATTTTTCGGTTAATATTATCATACTTCGGTCGCTTTATTCGCTGaaggaatattttattaatcttCGGTACGCTACCAACAAATGACTTATTCTCATTACACTTCGTGTATAATGAAACTTATTCTTACCGTCGTGCGGTTCTGAATATTTCTCGTCCTCTTTGTTACCtattacatacacgtatatatattataataattattaccgcCAGCTTTTCCATCAATCAAATAGTTTGGACATTCTGAAAGGTCAgcttgtaaaatttattagcTTGTCCTCTGCATTGCGAAATAAGCAACATAAATTTTACCACCGTTGAGCCAGATATCGGGCTATTTATTCATTAGACAGGGAGgaggtaaaaattaaaagaataaatCAAGCAGAAGTGTAggtggaaaattgaaatacaagattgaaataaaaaaaaaggcagtATCGTTTTCTGCACGTTTCTTTTTCCGATTTCCGTTTCACATTGCTTCGTCACTCCAGGTTTAATTTGTTGGTTTgaatcgtttttcaatttgaagcaaaaaaaaaaaaaaaacatccccTCCTTCGATATCTAAATATCGTTTTTTACCATTTCACGTTACATGCAAAAGGTGGCACCGAAGATGAAGGAAATAATGACGAAACGCGGGAGTTTGATGATCAGCTATCAACCACTACGTCAGAAGCcaaatttctttcgtttcgttGTACAAAATTCTGGTGTCTTGGGAAGCGACGTAATTTATGTACTCGAAGAACTGGAAAGgatcggaaaaaatttgtgaagtCATATATACCAAAAATCTTCACAATTTTCTGATTCCAAATCAGTTCCATACACAGCCACGTAACTGGCCTTATAACGAGAGACGAGCGCATTGCGTAGTCACGCATGTAGAtttgttaaaataataaacgaattGATATATTCAAACCGTTTGCGATCAAACTTAATTACATACCTTTTAACCTTTCCCTTTCTGAATAATTCACGCTTAGCTAGTAATAAaataccgtttttttttttattcgtggCTTGATTCTAATTTGTTTCTAGTACGCGAAATACCTAATTTTCGTCACTCTAAATTCACTATGTATCACATGCCCTTATGTACACAGATCTATGTACAACGTCTCGGATACATATTCATAACTCGACTACGTCGATACGAATGGTTCCACGAATAGACGGGCAGCGGCACGCAATTGAAGCACTAAATCCTCACGAgctgtaaaatttcaatatgtATATGGAATAAGGATCGATACGTTACTTTTCCGAATACTTTAATTTTCGCTCACCTGCGCATGCATTAGTGACGAGTTTAAGGTTTCGTCAAAGCTTCCCGGTATTTGATATCTCGAAAAATGCgttttcgatgtttttttaaGGACTACGAGAACTCGGGAAGAGAAGGTGCTGAAAAGCTTGAAGAACGCTCAAAACGTAGGTCAAGGATTGAGCTAGATTTTAAGCTTCATTGTAATTACCCAACAACTTACGCTTCGGTGTGACAGCTTGTAAAAGAGAGCTTATAACGTTGTTGTGAGTGATCTCTCCGACTAACGTACGATTTTAAGTTTGGAATGGTAAACAGCACGGAGAGTTGTAATAAAGCTCAAAAGACAGTCCAAACTTTGGATTTCACTTTGAGCTTTCATCGAACACAGCAAGAAACCCTAGAACGAGTTTGGTCCGAAATTGaagttcaaatttcaagtaactGGATACATTTCGAAAGCGAATTCAGGTTCCTTATCAAAAGCTCGACGCCCGAACCTTGAACCTCGCTTTGCGCTTTCATCGAACGTTTCGAGGATATTTAAATCGAGTTTAGtccgaatttgaaactcgattACCAAAGAAGCGTAAAAACATTTCTACAATGACTTCGGAATCCAACTCAAAAGCTCGAAGTTCATACCTTGAAGTTCACTTCAAGCTTTCATCGAACATACCAAATATCCCTACAAAAAGTTTTCCCCGGAGTTGAAATTCTATTGTCAATATTGAATTCGGATTCCAGGTAAAAAGCTCAAAGTCCAAATCTTGAGTCTCACTTTGAGCTTTCGTCGAACGCTTCAAGGATCCCTAAAACGAGTCGGACCCGAAGTTGAAGCTCGATTTCCAAACAACCGGAGACTTTTCGACATCAAATTCGAGTCCTCCGCCAAAAGCTCGTAGCCCAAACTTTGAACCTCACTTTGAGCTTTCATCTGACGCATTAAGAATCCCTAAAACGAGTCTGACCTGAAGTTGAATCTCGATTTCCAAACAACTGTGAACTTTTCGATAGCAAGTTTGGGATCCGCGTCAAAAGTTCGAAAAGCTTTACCTCCGACCATCGGAAAAAACGCCGCATCCGGCGAGCTTTGCGACTCGGTAATCAAATCGAGGAATGCTAACGCGGTTGTAGCGCCAGCACGGCATGACAGCTGGGAGTGAGAGACCCGGCTAATCCTGAATCAAATGACAGCCGACGGGGAAGCCGTACATCGGAGCTTGCGAGTCGCTGGGGTCGCACTCGCGGACAGTGTCCAGTTAAGCCTTAGTGCGCGGGGTGGTTGTCCGCCCTTAGGTAAGGCAGCCAGGCTGACCGGCCGGCGAATCGGCTTCGTAACTCGATTTTAAAAACTGCGTTAATTACGCAGTCCAATTTTTTCGGGGTTAACCGATTCGAGGGGAAATTGGCGGTAAAATTGGAGCAAGGATCGTCGACTTTTGCAAGTTCTCATTCGGAAAGtgtttcactttttatttaaaattttatttttcaattcttttcgTTTGAGCACACAGTGAACGGGAAATCTTCAACGTAGTTGATTAttatctgattttttattgaaaacgtcggcgttttaaaaaatcttcagTCATCGATCGAGGGGAGGAGGCACCGCGTATAAGTGTTAAGGGAGAAGTATAATTCAAGGGATGGATTCGACGGAAGCGCCTCGGTCTGATcgcgaaaaattattcatcgcgctaatttttgaaaacaaacgGAAAATCGTTGCTGAGAACGTTTGAAATTCGGTTTTACGGTTCTTTCGGTTCGTCGGGTTCTTTTGAATTCAAGTTGGCATCGCATCATTTGGCAGTGGTGAGAAAATTCAGTGAGAATCAAGCTTTGGAATTGTTCTAATTACATCAATATATACGTTTCTTGTTTTCCGCTCTTCAAGGTTTCCGAATCGTTTAAtcgaagtaaagaaacgatccATCCCATCAAATTAGCTCGGCTCGTTATTTCACACAGAAAATACTCGATTTAAATTCAACAGTATCCTCCGAATCATATcttgtttattcaattaatcaactGATTCAGATTAACACCCGGTACATCATACATTTATTCTCAGAGCCACAGATCAAAAGGAACTCATCAACCTGCAGCATTTGGGTAAAATCAATTactaaaattatttaacaatgGCTCGAAACTGTTagaaagagtgaaaaatactgtaccGATTTTTAAAGCGGCGAAGAATCAAAtccgtaaaaatttgaaaccatATTGcactggtaaaaaaaaaaaaaaaaaaaatgagaaaaaactaTTTCTTTGCCGTGATTCTTTGATTCCATTGTAGatccttttttgataattccaacgcaaaatcagtttgttcggtttactccaCTTTTTTAGCTAagcaaggctttaacgtcaacttattcttgcacgagcattaaattttcgcaacagttgcaagaaaatgtaAGTGAGTAaaggataccagactttccggtaaaaaaatgaaaataaatgaaaataaaaaatgaaaatagttaaggaccgagcggtaaccggaactaaaaatttctctcagtgtagctTTTAGGTATCAACGCAGTTGTtggccgaaaattttcgtgcaTCCTGAAAGAGTCCCTCCTCGGTTCCCCGAGGTAGGTATTTTCCCGCAGGTGACCGCGACGTCGCCGTCGAGGACGATCCGTCGTCCCGTACAGACTGGGATCGACTCGCGCACCAGATCGAAGAACCGGCGTCGCCGTCGCCGTCGGCGTCTCTGTCGTCAGGAGCAGGCGGCAAGCCGAGGGAAGAATTGGCCAGGACGAGCCTTGGCGGCGTCGAACCTGGAACCTGGAGAGGCCTCCGCAGTCGCCCCCGGGGTGCGGATCAGTTCACCGCATTGCGGTATTCGCCCCGTCTCGAGGCTCTCGTCCCCCTTCCTTCCATTCGTACAACACGCGGCTCCGCATCGACGCGATGCGATCCTCGAGCGGTAAATTACCGCCTGCATCTTAACCGGCACGCAGCTTCTCTTCGATGTCGTAACGACGACCGCGGTGCTGATCAAGGTGAGCGTTTCTGGCCTCCCTGGTTCTCATTTTTCGAATCGTTTTTCAGGGGGGGTATTCGCGATGGCCGGTGAGCTGAatataatcgatgcatcgaccaATCGAGCCGAaagaaataatcgaacacgaatCGATTGAGTCGGTAAGAATCGAACGATTCGTCGattattttgtgttttttttttttgaaacggtgcatGTGAGTACAATATTTCGTAACTTTTAGTATGCAGTCTCAATGGCGGAAAAGttgttttgataatttatagtttggttcaaaatatttttcaatttcaggtgaaaatattcattcatctttcacttattatatAAATCATGTACCTAATAAGTAAAATAGTGATGATAATTGATACTCcaatcacataaattgatattgcattGCGTCGTTTATGgtagtaaaaaacaaaaaccgatcgtgaggaaaaataatcgattattttttgtcattctgAGGGGAAATGAAGCCAGGAttaggtttttgtttttcctttacGACACAATCCGAACGCGTAATTGAATTATCCTTGTCGATGAGGCttgaaatcagttttttaTGTTTCGTAATTATGCGACGCCATTTTTGTAAatgacactttttttttgataattgaatTCCTTTCCTCTTTACAAAAACTCCTCATTCTAAGGGATCACGAAAATGCAGAGGAACAATTAAtaaaatcggtattcaaatcggCATGAAAATCTTTCCAGATAAAATATCTGTTTACTATGAGACACAGAAaagttgtagaaaaaaaacgtataattttcaGCCGGGTTCAATgatcggtgaaaaaatcgGTATTAGAATCGGCATGAAAATCGTTTGATAAACTTCTAGATAAAATATCCGTGCATTCTTAGacatcgaaaaattatagcaAAACGTATCGTTTTTATACTAGTTAAATTATCCGTTGGAAAATCGGCAGGATCccaaaattcgttgaaaaaaaaacctttaaaGGAAGTAAGTCTGGTTTTAAATCAGTTTAAATGATTTTTCCCTCAACTGCAGGGAAGACGTTGCAGCTGCGTCAAGCGAATAACAGACTGAATCAGTGCACCACGATGTCTCTATCACACACTGGTAATTCGATGATGACCGGTAGCAGAGGCTCGATTGATTATGCGGCTTCCAACTGTGGTGAGAAGTCATCCAAAGTTTGCGTGTCGTCATTCAATCATTGAATAACCGAAACTCTCTCCGGCATCACGCGTGCTACGAGGAATTTGAGAGACTGTGGACTTGCGCTGAACTAGACTGCGGAAAAGCCGAAGTCAAGGTACTTGCAAGGAAATCAGTAAAActgcgataattttttcttcaaagtcaATTTTGCTTTAAGGGGGGGcagcttggacggtctaaaatcatacctatttttaggagtgtttttttttaaagaaaatgaaaacacttgtgacaaattgtcagaaaaaattttataaaaaaatcgtgggattgaaattcaagAATGTAGCCACGAGCTCGCATCGATAAACAAGTATTAAAgattgtgtgaaaatttcaagtcgatcggataaaaattgaccccGGAATCTGCGCCAGTGGATTGAAAACGTGGTCGTTCGCCACTTATGTGCACcacgccgccattttgttattaatttcaatgaaaaaattctaaaatgtttttcaaactataattaatacttaaagctctcaaactcaaattgctccaaATGTCTgtgaaattccaaaattcCGAATGTGCATAACTTTTTCTTCGTGAGCCTAAAAATAATTCGCATTAGCTTCTGATTTTTCGCCTGGCAGGCACGCGACGCtgtctaaaaaaatttgcttacAATTAAATCCTTCTCTTTTATCGCCGACATCTGACCCTGACGAAAAGCTCGTCAACACACATTACactttataattatacattgtaCAACGAACATGGAACACGCGTGAATTTTTCACGTGACGGCATATTCGAAACTAATCCACCTCCCAGCCGTCGAGTCGTATCGAATTTTTGCATTATTAATTAACTCGTAGTAAATAGATTCTAAGAAAGaagtatcaaattttcacaaacaGTTCAAGATGTACGATGTTCGTTTTCTCGGTATGCATTTGGTATGAAAAATCTCGCTCCAACGGACGGCTGATTTTCAAACTAGCCAACCACCGACTTCCGGAATATAACCGAGAAACGGGACAATTTCTAGCCGTAAGGCAAACTCGCGACAGGGAAATTCCACAGTTCTGGCGTCCGACGATGGAAGGCGACAGAGTAAACTGTGCAAACCATCTGCCAATTACCCCCTTAGCTTTGATCGCGTTCCTTTGCACTCCGGCCGTATCCCTGGGTTCGCTTAGTTGGCTCGGCTACAGCGCTAATTGGCATCAAGTTGTCGTTTGTAATCGTCTGATTTTCACCTGCACCTAACAACTTCTCTTGTAACCTCAAGTCTCAATCGGAAAGCTCACTCGAATGACTTTCAAACTGCGCTCACGGTCCACAGTCGGAATTTCCCGTTACGTAGCGGATCGTTCGCAGAATCTTTGGataattctgatttttcaatgACAAGCCGAGATTTTATTTAGTGTAATAATTGGACAAATGACGAACGAGTGTGCTTTGAAATCATATTACGGATGTGATAAATCTTTGATGAAATTACTCTAGATTAATTTTTgcttggaaatattttattttcataaaaaactATTGTTGTTGGATTTTCAGTCAGCCGATAGAGTCGAATAAcaacgtgtaaaaaaattcggggagaaaaaatataagatGGTGAAAATATTGGCCTCCACATCCCGGAATTCGTCAAATTACGATCACCGATACACAAACTCTTGTTCTCTGAGCGATGAAATACAAAAGCAAGAGAGAGACATATAACGGTGTAAATCAAAATCTACAAGACGAAAAGATATTTTGGGAACGAAGGATAAAACTGACTGATGACGGACTGCTTTGCCCAACGTGCGTTCgaagtataaaatgaaaaagactTACAATCTTCGACACgttattgaaaaatgggaaTTTTTCATACTCGGTTTAACTGTGTTCGCTGATAATCTATTAATTATACAACGGACGTTTGCCGATTACAATACAATGTAGTGACTCAAGTGACCTTTGCGAAGTACGAGCGCGGAGCGAATAGActttaataattaatgaatatgAAAACGTTCAACCGAGttaatacaaaaatgaaaactgatCTTGAAAAAGCTAGGGTAT
This region of Neodiprion fabricii isolate iyNeoFabr1 chromosome 7, iyNeoFabr1.1, whole genome shotgun sequence genomic DNA includes:
- the LOC124186393 gene encoding cysteine sulfinic acid decarboxylase-like, whose product is MSDWENSPVEEKHKCFLTQLASILIENVFDGVRRDEPVIRWREPAHLSEIIPFNVQEEPKSQELILEMIKNVYKFSVKTGHPYFMNQLFSGLDPYGLAGQWLTDSLNASIYTYEVAPVVTLMEQSVISEMLKMFYRGNEDQDSEVSGDGMFCPGGSYANGTAINLARFWLRPETKNCGIAGLQLVIFTSEDAHYSILKWSNMCGIGEKNVVLVATDELGRMDVDDLEANVLKEKERGKTVFMVSATAGTTVLGAIDRLDEIADICEKHNMWLHVDAAWGGGLIFSRVHRTLLKSIHRADSITFNPHKLLAVPQQCSLLLTRHSGIFEAAHSRKASYLFQRDKFYPTNLDVGDKYMQCGRRADVIKFWIMWQAKGTSGFEKHVDHLMSLSRHMKEEIERRDGFELVTKPSFVNVCFWYVPPFLRDAKETHNYNERLHKVAPKMKEIMTKRGSLMISYQPLRQKPNFFRFVVQNSGVLGSDVIYVLEELERIGKNL